From a region of the Ovis aries strain OAR_USU_Benz2616 breed Rambouillet chromosome 2, ARS-UI_Ramb_v3.0, whole genome shotgun sequence genome:
- the CCL27 gene encoding C-C motif chemokine 27, with protein sequence MKGPSPTSSLLLLLLFLSPDPGGAFPLALSTACCTQLYRQPLPNKLLRRVIRVELQEADGDCHLQAFVLHLSQRRVCIHPQNRSLIRWIERQGKRLQGT encoded by the exons ATGAAGGGGCCCTCACCCACCAGCAGCCTCCTGCTGCTCCTGTTGTTCCTGAGCCCAGACCCTGGAGGAG CATTCCCACTGGCACTCAGCACTGCATGCTGTACTCAGCTCTACCGACAGCCACTTCCAAACAAGCTACTGAGGAGGGTCATCCGAGTGGAACTTCAAGAAGCTGACGGAGACTGTCACCTCCAAGCCTTCGT GCTTCACCTGTCTCAACGCAGGGTCTGCATCCACCCCCAGAACCGCAGCCTGATTCGGTGGATTGAGCGCCAAGGGAAGAGGCTCCAGGGAACTTAG
- the IL11RA gene encoding interleukin-11 receptor subunit alpha has translation MSSSCSGLSRVLVAVAAALVSASSPCPQAWGPPGVQYGQPGRALTLCCPGVTVGTPVSWFRDGETRLLQGPASGLGPELVLARAESTDEGTYTCRTLDGALGGMVTLRLGYPPARPVVSCRAADYENFSCTWSPSQVSGLPTRYLTSYRKKTVPGADGQRMSPSSGPWPCLQEPPGAARCIVHGAEFWSQYRINVTEVNPLGASTRLLDVSLQSILRPDPPQGLRVESVPGYPRRLRANWMYPASWPRQPHFLLKFRLQYRPAQHPAWSTVEPAGLEEVITDAVAGLPHVVRVSARDFLDAGTWSSWSPEAWGTPSTEPLLKEISVGDQQHTQTEEEPQADSPAPPRPSLLPDPQPLDHRDPLEQVAVLASLGIFSFLGLVAGALALGLWLRLRPVEKDGPQKSGLLAPMISVDKLPGVPNL, from the exons ATGAGCAGCAGCTGCTCAGGGCTGAGCAGGGTCCTGGTGGCCGTGGCTGCAGCCCTGGTGtctgcctcctctccctgcccccaggcctgggGCCCCCCAG GGGTCCAGTATGGGCAGCCTGGCAGGGCCCTGACGCTGTGTTGCCCTGGAGTGACTGTTGG GACTCCAGTGTCCTGGTTTCGGGACGGGGAGACAAGGCTGCTCCAGGGACCTGCCTCTGGGCTAGGGCCCGAACTGGTCCTGGCCCGGGCAGAAAGCACTGACGAGGGCACCTATACCTGCCGGACCCTGGACGGTGCACTTGGGGGCATGGTGACCCTGCGGCTAGGCT ACCCCCCGGCCCGCCCCGTTGTTTCCTGCCGGGCTGCTGACTATGAGAACTTTTCCTGCACTTGGAGTCCCAGCCAGGTTAGCGGTTTACCCACCCGCTACCTCACCTCCTACAG GAAGAAGACTGTGCCGGGAGCTGATGGCCAAAG GATGAGTCCATCCTCAGGGCCCTGGCCATGCTTACAGGAGCCCCCTGGGGCGGCccgctgtatagtccatggggcagaGTTCTGGAGCCAGTATCGGATCaatgtgactgaagtgaaccCCCTGGGGGCCAGCACCCGCCTGCTGGATGTAAGCTTGCAGAGCATCT TGCGCCCTGACCCGCCCCAGGGGCTGCGGGTAGAGTCGGTGCCTGGCTATCCTCGCCGCCTGCGTGCTAACTGGATGTACCCTGCCTCCTGGCCCCGCCAGCCCCACTTCCTGCTCAAGTTCCGGCTGCAGTACCGTCCAGCACAGCATCCAGCCTGGTCTACG GTGGAGCCAGCTGGATTGGAGGAGGTGATCACTGATGCTGTGGCTGGGCTGCCCCACGTAGTGCGGGTCAGTGCCCGGGACTTTCTGGACGCTGGCACCTGGAGCTCCTGGAGCCCCGAGGCCTGGGGGACTCCAAGCACTG AGCCCCTACTGAAGGAGATATCAGTCGGGGACCAGCAACATACACAGACAGAGGAAGAACCTCAGGCAGACAGCCCTGCTCCCCCAAGGCCGTCCCTTCTACCCGACCCACAGCCACTTG ACCACAGAGACCCCCTGGAACAGGTGGCTGTGCTGGCATCTTTGGGAATCTTCTCTTTCCTGGGACTGGTGGCTGGGGCCCTGGCACTGGGGCTCTG GCTAAGGTTGAGACCAGTTGAGAAGGATGGACCCCAAAAATCTGGGCTCTTGGCCCCAATGATTTCAGTGGACAAGCTTCCAG GAGTCCCAAACCTGTAG
- the GALT gene encoding galactose-1-phosphate uridylyltransferase isoform X2, translating into MKRPWQGQVEPPLPTTVPRHDPHNPLCPGATRANGEVNPDYEGTFLFDNDFPALQPDAPSPGPSDHPLFQAEAARGVCKVMCFHPWSDVTLPLMSVPEIRAVVDAWASVTEELGAQYPWVQIFENKGAMMGCSNPHPHCQVWASSFLPDVAQREERCQRAYQSQHGEPLLVEYGRQELLRKERLVLTSEHWLVLVPFWAVWPFQTLLLPRRHVRRLPELTPAERDDLSSIMKKLLTKYDNLFETSFPYSMGWHGAPTGSEAGANWDHWQLHAHYYPPLLRSATVRKFMVGYEMLAQAQRDLTPEQAAERLRALPEVHYRLGQKDRETAAIA; encoded by the exons ATGAAGCGTCCCTGGCAGGGGCAGGTAGAGCCCCCGCTTCCGACGACAGTACCCCGCCATGACCCCCACAACCCTCTCTGTCCGGGGGCCACACGGGCCAATGGAGAG GTGAATCCTGACTATGAAGGCACCTTCCTGTTTGACAACGACTTCCCAGCTCTGCAGCCTGATGCCCCTAGTCCAG GACCCAGTGATCACCCCCTTTTCCAAGCAGAGGCTGCTCGAGGAGTTTG TAAGGTCATGTGCTTCCACCCCTGGTCGGATGTGACACTGCCACTCATGTCGGTCCCCGAAATCCGAGCTGTCGTTGATGCTTGGGCCTCAGTCACAGAGGAACTGGGTGCCCAGTACCCTTGGGTGCAG ATCTTTGAAAACAAAGGAGCCATGATGGGCTGTTCTAACCCCCATCCCCACTGCCAG GTGTGGGCCAGCAGCTTCCTGCCAGATGTTGCCCAGCGTGAGGAGCGATGTCAGCGGGCCTATCAGAGTCAGCATGGAGAGCCCCTGCTCGTGGAGTATGGCCGCCAGGAGCTGCTCAGGAAG GAACGTCTGGTCCTAACTAGTGAACACTGGTTAGTGCTGGTCCCCTTTTGGGCAGTGTGGCCCTTCCAGACACTACTGCTGCCCCGTCGGCATGTGCGGCGGCTGCCTGAGCTGACTCCTGCTGAGCGTGACG ATCTGTCCTCCATCATGAAGAAGCTCTTGACCAAGTATGACAACCTATTTGAGACATCCTTCCCCTACTCCATGGGCTGGCACG GGGCTCCCACAGGATCAGAGGCTGGAGCCAACTGGGACCACTGGCAGCTACATGCTCATTATTACCCTCCACTCTTGCGCTCTGCTACAGTTCGGAAGTTCATGGTTGGCTATGAAATGCTTGCCCAGGCCCAGAGGGACCTCACCCCGGAGCAG GCTGCAGAGAGACTAAGGGCACTTCCTGAGGTTCATTACCGCCTGGGGCAGAAGGACAGGGAGACAGCAGCCATCGCCTGA
- the GALT gene encoding galactose-1-phosphate uridylyltransferase isoform X1: MATTFRASEHQHIRYNPLQDEWVLVSAHRMKRPWQGQVEPPLPTTVPRHDPHNPLCPGATRANGEVNPDYEGTFLFDNDFPALQPDAPSPGPSDHPLFQAEAARGVCKVMCFHPWSDVTLPLMSVPEIRAVVDAWASVTEELGAQYPWVQIFENKGAMMGCSNPHPHCQVWASSFLPDVAQREERCQRAYQSQHGEPLLVEYGRQELLRKERLVLTSEHWLVLVPFWAVWPFQTLLLPRRHVRRLPELTPAERDDLSSIMKKLLTKYDNLFETSFPYSMGWHGAPTGSEAGANWDHWQLHAHYYPPLLRSATVRKFMVGYEMLAQAQRDLTPEQAAERLRALPEVHYRLGQKDRETAAIA; the protein is encoded by the exons ATGGCCACAACCTTTCGGGCAAGCG AGCATCAGCATATCCGCTACAACCCGCTACAAGATGAGTGGGTGCTGGTGTCAGCGCACCGCATGAAGCGTCCCTGGCAGGGGCAGGTAGAGCCCCCGCTTCCGACGACAGTACCCCGCCATGACCCCCACAACCCTCTCTGTCCGGGGGCCACACGGGCCAATGGAGAG GTGAATCCTGACTATGAAGGCACCTTCCTGTTTGACAACGACTTCCCAGCTCTGCAGCCTGATGCCCCTAGTCCAG GACCCAGTGATCACCCCCTTTTCCAAGCAGAGGCTGCTCGAGGAGTTTG TAAGGTCATGTGCTTCCACCCCTGGTCGGATGTGACACTGCCACTCATGTCGGTCCCCGAAATCCGAGCTGTCGTTGATGCTTGGGCCTCAGTCACAGAGGAACTGGGTGCCCAGTACCCTTGGGTGCAG ATCTTTGAAAACAAAGGAGCCATGATGGGCTGTTCTAACCCCCATCCCCACTGCCAG GTGTGGGCCAGCAGCTTCCTGCCAGATGTTGCCCAGCGTGAGGAGCGATGTCAGCGGGCCTATCAGAGTCAGCATGGAGAGCCCCTGCTCGTGGAGTATGGCCGCCAGGAGCTGCTCAGGAAG GAACGTCTGGTCCTAACTAGTGAACACTGGTTAGTGCTGGTCCCCTTTTGGGCAGTGTGGCCCTTCCAGACACTACTGCTGCCCCGTCGGCATGTGCGGCGGCTGCCTGAGCTGACTCCTGCTGAGCGTGACG ATCTGTCCTCCATCATGAAGAAGCTCTTGACCAAGTATGACAACCTATTTGAGACATCCTTCCCCTACTCCATGGGCTGGCACG GGGCTCCCACAGGATCAGAGGCTGGAGCCAACTGGGACCACTGGCAGCTACATGCTCATTATTACCCTCCACTCTTGCGCTCTGCTACAGTTCGGAAGTTCATGGTTGGCTATGAAATGCTTGCCCAGGCCCAGAGGGACCTCACCCCGGAGCAG GCTGCAGAGAGACTAAGGGCACTTCCTGAGGTTCATTACCGCCTGGGGCAGAAGGACAGGGAGACAGCAGCCATCGCCTGA